A genomic window from Sorex araneus isolate mSorAra2 chromosome 2, mSorAra2.pri, whole genome shotgun sequence includes:
- the CA3 gene encoding carbonic anhydrase 3, translating into MAKEWGYASHNGPDHWHELYPIAKGDNQSPIELHTKDIKYDPTLQPWSTAYDPGSAKTILNNGKTCRVVFDDTYDRSMLRGGPLTGPYRLRQFHLHWGSSDDHGSEHTVDGVKYAAELHLVHWNPKYNTFGEALKQPDGIAVVGVFLKIGREKGEFQLVLDALDKIKTKGKEAPFINFDPSCLFPACRDYWSYHGSFTTPPCEECIVWILLKEPMTVSSDQMAKLRSLFSSAENEPPVPLVGNWRPPQPIKGRVVRASFK; encoded by the exons ATGGCCAAGGAGTGGGGCTACGCCAGCCACAATG GTCCTGATCATTGGCATGAACTTTACCCCATTGCCAAGGGAGACAACCAGTCCCCCATCGAGCTGCATACGAAGGACATCAAGTATGACCCCACTCTGCAGCCGTGGTCCACGGCTTACGACCCTGGCTCTGCCAAGACCATCCTGAACAATGGGAAGACCTGCAGAGTGGTGTTTGATGACACCTATGATAGGTCAA TGCTGAGAGGTGGTCCTCTGACTGGACCATACCGACTTCGCCAGTTTCACCTTCACTGGGGATCTTCGGATGATCATGGCTCAGAGCACACCGTGGATGGAGTCAAGTATGCAGCGGAG CTCCATTTGGTTCACTGGAATCCGAAGTATAATACTTTTGGAGAAGCTCTGAAGCAACCCGATGGAATAGCTGTGGTTGGTGTTTTCCTGAAG ataGGACGTGAGAAAGGCGAGTTCCAGCTGGTCCTTGATGCATTGGACAAAATTAAgacaaag GGCAAGGAGGCGCCGTTCATCAACTTTGACCCGTCCTGCTTGTTCCCGGCTTGCCGTGACTACTGGTCCTACCACGGCTCCTTCACCACACCCCCCTGTGAGGAGTGCATCGTGTGGATCCTGCTCAAGGAGCCCATGACTGTGAGCTCTGACCAG ATGGCCAAGCTGCGGAGCCTTTTCTCCAGCGCCGAGAACGAGCCCCCGGTGCCGCTGGTGGGAAACTGGCGCCCCCCTCAGCCCATCAAAGGCAGGGTGGTGAGAGCGTCCTTCAAGTGA